One window of Penaeus chinensis breed Huanghai No. 1 chromosome 34, ASM1920278v2, whole genome shotgun sequence genomic DNA carries:
- the LOC125043450 gene encoding uncharacterized protein LOC125043450: MPVYHMPPSSFFCQTYDTLMSVCQYMMYINPSVNPLVYALMHHNFKRAFRVTFTCVFKRKPSFVLTPGHGTQKYVWSARSGINRNRKQGRSPPFQRVRRQGFRKPDETESRVPHPSGHLSLERRAPEGTASSRSGELREVEEERRRPAEGDRGGDLTPRKPSPRGRNCDLFLGQLVAQVIEEESSSDLDSERTM, encoded by the exons ATGCCTGTATATCATATGCCTCCATCATCTTTCTTCTGCCAGACGTATGACACCCTGATGTCCGTGTGCCAGTACATGATGTACATCAACCCCTCAGTGAACCCTCTCGTCTACGCCCTCATGCACCACAACTTCAAAAGGGCCTTCAGAGTGACCTTCACCTGCGTCTTCAAGAGAAAG CCGTCTTTTGTGCTGACGCCAGGTCACGGCACCCAGAAGTACGTGTGGTCAGCCCGGTCAGGCATTAATAGGAATCGTAAACAAGGGAg ATCGCCGCCCTTCCAACGCGTCCGCCGCCAGGGCTTCAGGAAACCCGACGAGACAGAGAGCCGAGTGCCCCATCCTTCAGGTCACCTCTCCCTTGAGCGTCGCGCACCTGAAGGTACTGCCAGTTCGAGGTCGGGAGAGCTACGAGAGgtcgaggaggagagaagaaggccTGCTGAGGGCGACCGTGGCGGGGATCTGACGCCGAGGAAGCCTTCGCCGAGAGGGAGGAACTGTGACCTCTTTTTGGGTCAGCTCGTCGCCCAGGTCATCGAGGAGGAGAGCAGCAGCGACCTCGATTCGGAGAGGACGATGTGA
- the LOC125043898 gene encoding uncharacterized protein LOC125043898 encodes MWQQQDNSLMTLLPGTSLALPSGTGVYEIQTVTLQGAGWSGALRNYARACGAGEGARAVEGTALVGAWKGVLGPASTAVLLWRHQGPDSCVALRGVLESLAEESSLTPHVRSGHSKLILPHAVSPLH; translated from the exons ATGTGGCAGCAACAGGATAACAGCCTCATGACCCTCCTACCTGGCACCTCCTTGGCACTCCCCTCTGGCACTG GCGTCTACGAGATCCAGACGGTGACCCTCCAGGGCGCGGGATGGTCCGGCGCCCTCAGGAACTACGCGAGGGCGTGCGGGGCGGGCGAGGGCGCGCGGGCTGTCGAGGGAACGGCGCTGGTCGGGGCGTGGAAGGGCGTGTTAGGGCCGGCCAGCACGGCGGTGCTTCTGTGGCGCCATCAGGGGCCCGACTCCTGCGTGGCGCTCAGGGGCGTCTTGGAGTCCCTGGCCGAAG agTCTTCGCTGACCCCACACGTCAGGTCGGGTCACTCGAAGCTCATCCTTCCCCATGCAGTGTCGCCTCTCCACTGA
- the LOC125043527 gene encoding L-lactate dehydrogenase-like isoform X1: MCALLRMWMKSARSSYKALYSQSKCDLQKNKMASVPEMLMDQIQPPLTTSGGKVSVVGVGQVGMACAFSLLTQHICSELALVDVAADKLRGEMMDLQHGLTFLRNVKIDASTDYAVTAGSRVCIVTAGARQREGESRLSLVQRNVDIFKGIIPQLVKHSPNCILLVVSNPVDILTYVTWKLSGLPKHHVIGSGTNLDSARFRFHLSQKLNVAPSSTHGWIIGEHGDSSVPVWSGVNVAGVRLRDLNPKVGTPEDPDKYNELHKDVVNSAYEIIKLKGYTSWAIGLSVASLVSSIVKNMRACYAVSVAVQNYHGIDKDVFLSLPVVLGENGVTHVIKQTLTEAEMAQLQQSANTLWDVQAGIQF; this comes from the exons AAAACAAGATGGCCTCAGTTCCTGAAATGCTTATGGATCAAATCCAGCCTCCCTTGACCACCTCTGGAGGCAAAGTGTCGGTGGTTGGTGTTGGTCAGGTGGGAATGGCCTGCGCCTTCTCACTCCTGACGCAGCACATTTGCTCTGAGCTGGCCCTGGTTGATGTTGCTGCTGACAAGCTGCGTGGAGAGATGATGGATCTCCAGCATGGACTTACATTCCTGAG GAACGTGAAGATTGATGCAAGCACCGATTATGCTGTGACAGCTGGCTCTCGAGTGTGCATTGTCACCGCTGGTGCccgacagagggagggagagtctcGCCTGTCCCTCGTACAGCGCAATGTGGACATCTTCAAGGGTATCATTCCCCAGCTGGTAAAGCATTCCCCTAACTGCATCCTCCTCGTTGTGTCAAATCCAG TGGATATCCTCACCTACGTTACATGGAAACTGTCTGGTCTCCCCAAGCACCATGTGATCGGCTCGGGCACCAACCTGGACTCTGCCAGATTCCGCTTCCACCTCTCCCAGAAACTGAATGTCGCTCCTTCATCCACCCATGGCTGGATTATTGGCGAGCATGGTGACTCATCTG TACCTGTCTGGTCTGGTGTTAATGTTGCTGGTGTGCGTCTGCGTGACCTGAACCCAAAGGTGGGAACTCCTGAAGATCCTGACAAGTACAACGAACTACACAAAGATGTTGTGAACAG TGCATATGAGATCATCAAACTGAAGGGATACACCTCCTGGGCCATCGGTCTCTCTGTCGCCTCTCTGGTGTCATCTATCGTCAAGAACATGCGCGCCTGCTATGCTGTCTCTGTAGCTGTTCAG AATTACCATGGTATCGACAAGGATGTGTTCCTGAGCTTGCCTGTGGTCTTGGGTGAGAATGGCGTCACTCACGTCATCAagcagaccctaacagaagctgAAATGGCTCAGCTCCAACAGTCCGCTAATACACTCTGGGATGTTCAGGCTGGAATTCAGTTCTAA
- the LOC125043527 gene encoding L-lactate dehydrogenase-like isoform X4, which yields MASVPEMLMDQIQPPLTTSGGKVSVVGVGQVGMACAFSLLTQHICSELALVDVAADKLRGEMMDLQHGLTFLRNVKIDASTDYAVTAGSRVCIVTAGARQREGESRLSLVQRNVDIFKGIIPQLVKHSPNCILLVVSNPVDILTYVTWKLSGLPKHHVIGSGTNLDSARFRFHLSQKLNVAPSSTHGWIIGEHGDSSVPVWSGVNVAGVRLRDLNPKVGTPEDPDKYNELHKDVVNSAYEIIKLKGYTSWAIGLSVASLVSSIVKNMRACYAVSVAVQNYHGIDKDVFLSLPVVLGENGVTHVIKQTLTEAEMAQLQQSANTLWDVQAGIQF from the exons ATGGCCTCAGTTCCTGAAATGCTTATGGATCAAATCCAGCCTCCCTTGACCACCTCTGGAGGCAAAGTGTCGGTGGTTGGTGTTGGTCAGGTGGGAATGGCCTGCGCCTTCTCACTCCTGACGCAGCACATTTGCTCTGAGCTGGCCCTGGTTGATGTTGCTGCTGACAAGCTGCGTGGAGAGATGATGGATCTCCAGCATGGACTTACATTCCTGAG GAACGTGAAGATTGATGCAAGCACCGATTATGCTGTGACAGCTGGCTCTCGAGTGTGCATTGTCACCGCTGGTGCccgacagagggagggagagtctcGCCTGTCCCTCGTACAGCGCAATGTGGACATCTTCAAGGGTATCATTCCCCAGCTGGTAAAGCATTCCCCTAACTGCATCCTCCTCGTTGTGTCAAATCCAG TGGATATCCTCACCTACGTTACATGGAAACTGTCTGGTCTCCCCAAGCACCATGTGATCGGCTCGGGCACCAACCTGGACTCTGCCAGATTCCGCTTCCACCTCTCCCAGAAACTGAATGTCGCTCCTTCATCCACCCATGGCTGGATTATTGGCGAGCATGGTGACTCATCTG TACCTGTCTGGTCTGGTGTTAATGTTGCTGGTGTGCGTCTGCGTGACCTGAACCCAAAGGTGGGAACTCCTGAAGATCCTGACAAGTACAACGAACTACACAAAGATGTTGTGAACAG TGCATATGAGATCATCAAACTGAAGGGATACACCTCCTGGGCCATCGGTCTCTCTGTCGCCTCTCTGGTGTCATCTATCGTCAAGAACATGCGCGCCTGCTATGCTGTCTCTGTAGCTGTTCAG AATTACCATGGTATCGACAAGGATGTGTTCCTGAGCTTGCCTGTGGTCTTGGGTGAGAATGGCGTCACTCACGTCATCAagcagaccctaacagaagctgAAATGGCTCAGCTCCAACAGTCCGCTAATACACTCTGGGATGTTCAGGCTGGAATTCAGTTCTAA
- the LOC125043527 gene encoding L-lactate dehydrogenase-like isoform X2, translated as MCALLRMWMKSARSSYKALYSQSKCDLQKNKMASVPEMLMDQIQPPLTTSGGKVSVVGVGQVGMACAFSLLTQHICSELALVDVAADKLRGEMMDLQHGLTFLRNVKIDASTDYAVTAGSRVCIVTAGARQREGESRLSLVQRNVDIFKGIIPQLVKHSPNCILLVVSNPVDILTYVTWKLSGLPKHHVIGSGTNLDSARFRFHLSQKLNVAPSSTHGWIIGEHGDSSVPVWSGVNVAGVRLRDLNPKVGTPEDPDKYNELHKDVVNSAYEVIKMKGYTSWAIGTSCAVLTRAILTNQRTVYAISTSVQNYHGIDKDVFLSLPVVLGENGVTHVIKQTLTEAEMAQLQQSANTLWDVQAGIQF; from the exons AAAACAAGATGGCCTCAGTTCCTGAAATGCTTATGGATCAAATCCAGCCTCCCTTGACCACCTCTGGAGGCAAAGTGTCGGTGGTTGGTGTTGGTCAGGTGGGAATGGCCTGCGCCTTCTCACTCCTGACGCAGCACATTTGCTCTGAGCTGGCCCTGGTTGATGTTGCTGCTGACAAGCTGCGTGGAGAGATGATGGATCTCCAGCATGGACTTACATTCCTGAG GAACGTGAAGATTGATGCAAGCACCGATTATGCTGTGACAGCTGGCTCTCGAGTGTGCATTGTCACCGCTGGTGCccgacagagggagggagagtctcGCCTGTCCCTCGTACAGCGCAATGTGGACATCTTCAAGGGTATCATTCCCCAGCTGGTAAAGCATTCCCCTAACTGCATCCTCCTCGTTGTGTCAAATCCAG TGGATATCCTCACCTACGTTACATGGAAACTGTCTGGTCTCCCCAAGCACCATGTGATCGGCTCGGGCACCAACCTGGACTCTGCCAGATTCCGCTTCCACCTCTCCCAGAAACTGAATGTCGCTCCTTCATCCACCCATGGCTGGATTATTGGCGAGCATGGTGACTCATCTG TACCTGTCTGGTCTGGTGTTAATGTTGCTGGTGTGCGTCTGCGTGACCTGAACCCAAAGGTGGGAACTCCTGAAGATCCTGACAAGTACAACGAACTACACAAAGATGTTGTGAACAG TGCTTATGAGGTGATCAAGATGAAGGGATACACTTCATGGGCCATTGGAACTTCATGTGCTGTTCTAACCAGGGCCATTCTCACGAACCAACGTACTGTTTACGCCATATCTACAAGTGTACAG AATTACCATGGTATCGACAAGGATGTGTTCCTGAGCTTGCCTGTGGTCTTGGGTGAGAATGGCGTCACTCACGTCATCAagcagaccctaacagaagctgAAATGGCTCAGCTCCAACAGTCCGCTAATACACTCTGGGATGTTCAGGCTGGAATTCAGTTCTAA
- the LOC125043527 gene encoding L-lactate dehydrogenase-like isoform X3, protein MCALLRMWMKSARSSYKALYSQKNKMASVPEMLMDQIQPPLTTSGGKVSVVGVGQVGMACAFSLLTQHICSELALVDVAADKLRGEMMDLQHGLTFLRNVKIDASTDYAVTAGSRVCIVTAGARQREGESRLSLVQRNVDIFKGIIPQLVKHSPNCILLVVSNPVDILTYVTWKLSGLPKHHVIGSGTNLDSARFRFHLSQKLNVAPSSTHGWIIGEHGDSSVPVWSGVNVAGVRLRDLNPKVGTPEDPDKYNELHKDVVNSAYEIIKLKGYTSWAIGLSVASLVSSIVKNMRACYAVSVAVQNYHGIDKDVFLSLPVVLGENGVTHVIKQTLTEAEMAQLQQSANTLWDVQAGIQF, encoded by the exons AAAACAAGATGGCCTCAGTTCCTGAAATGCTTATGGATCAAATCCAGCCTCCCTTGACCACCTCTGGAGGCAAAGTGTCGGTGGTTGGTGTTGGTCAGGTGGGAATGGCCTGCGCCTTCTCACTCCTGACGCAGCACATTTGCTCTGAGCTGGCCCTGGTTGATGTTGCTGCTGACAAGCTGCGTGGAGAGATGATGGATCTCCAGCATGGACTTACATTCCTGAG GAACGTGAAGATTGATGCAAGCACCGATTATGCTGTGACAGCTGGCTCTCGAGTGTGCATTGTCACCGCTGGTGCccgacagagggagggagagtctcGCCTGTCCCTCGTACAGCGCAATGTGGACATCTTCAAGGGTATCATTCCCCAGCTGGTAAAGCATTCCCCTAACTGCATCCTCCTCGTTGTGTCAAATCCAG TGGATATCCTCACCTACGTTACATGGAAACTGTCTGGTCTCCCCAAGCACCATGTGATCGGCTCGGGCACCAACCTGGACTCTGCCAGATTCCGCTTCCACCTCTCCCAGAAACTGAATGTCGCTCCTTCATCCACCCATGGCTGGATTATTGGCGAGCATGGTGACTCATCTG TACCTGTCTGGTCTGGTGTTAATGTTGCTGGTGTGCGTCTGCGTGACCTGAACCCAAAGGTGGGAACTCCTGAAGATCCTGACAAGTACAACGAACTACACAAAGATGTTGTGAACAG TGCATATGAGATCATCAAACTGAAGGGATACACCTCCTGGGCCATCGGTCTCTCTGTCGCCTCTCTGGTGTCATCTATCGTCAAGAACATGCGCGCCTGCTATGCTGTCTCTGTAGCTGTTCAG AATTACCATGGTATCGACAAGGATGTGTTCCTGAGCTTGCCTGTGGTCTTGGGTGAGAATGGCGTCACTCACGTCATCAagcagaccctaacagaagctgAAATGGCTCAGCTCCAACAGTCCGCTAATACACTCTGGGATGTTCAGGCTGGAATTCAGTTCTAA